The proteins below are encoded in one region of Oryzias melastigma strain HK-1 linkage group LG9, ASM292280v2, whole genome shotgun sequence:
- the rhbdd3 gene encoding rhomboid domain-containing protein 3 yields MMLSRIVPVRLWFGSDRPGFCLGTSLLITSILLIYAFGIQASLSLGPGGDFPRLRDVLLYALSHEDVPSLLVSVVLLLLFGPSQERRWGTVALLALSFLTMSILPLLYVLVLFVGGGEASRICGYSAIQLALFTAQCRQTTQRRLLRCLPVWMLPWLLLLLGLLLLPGTPALLHFCAICIGHNYQQPFIGTLQELEDSRILDVLPVRAYIPTSSRSRLPIYATSQRSPPHLVPQGQVSPPLERDPVAFHQHSWMGMSPGWMLENSATLSEAEVLEEEMLRAGILASLKDAPEEDPNSKIEVPKSSVSSLRLQQLEKMGFPTEKAVVALAASKQLDGAISLLIDDSIGEQAVVVSKGKSPQPSQNTRHPHTPGHNL; encoded by the exons ATGATGCTGAGTCGGATCGTGCCAGTGAGGTTGTGGTTTGGATCGGACCGGCCTGGGTTCTGCTTAGGAACGTCTTTATTGATAACCTCGATTCTGCTGATCTATGCATTTGGGATCCAGGCAAGTCTGAGTTTAGGTCCAGGAGGAGATTTTCCAAGGCTTAGAG ATGTGTTGCTTTACGCTCTAAGTCATGAGGATGTGCCCTCCCTGCTGGTCAGCGTTGTGCTCTTGCTGCTGTTTGGACCGAGCCAGGAGCGTCGATGGGGAACGGTTGCCTTGCTGGCCCTCTCATTCCTCACTATGTCAATTTTACCTTTACTTTACGTTCTGGTCCTGTTTGTGGGTGGAGGAGAGGCGAGTCGGATCTGTGGGTACTCTGCTATCCAGCTCGCCCTGTTTACAGCACAATGCCGGCAGACAACACAAAGGAGGCTGCTCAGGTGTTTACCAGTCTGGATGCTACCATGGCTTCTTCTGCTGCTTGgcctcctgctgctgcctggCACCCCTGCTCTACTCCACTTCTGTGCAATATGCATCGGTCACAACT ATCAACAGCCTTTCATTGGAACGCTACAGGAACTGGAGGATTCAAGAATTCTTGATGTTCTTCCTGTTCGTGCATATATTCCCACTTCATCCAGATCGAGATTGCCAATTTATGCAACCTCTCAAAG ATCACCTCCCCACTTGGTGCCTCAAGGTCAGGTATCTCCTCCTCTAGAGAGGGATCCTGTAGCTTTCCACCAGCATTCCTGGATGGGAATGTCACCTGGTTGGATGTTAGAGAATTCTGCCACCCTGTCTGAGGCAGAGGTTCTAGAGGAAGAAATGCTGAGGGCAGGGATACTGGCCTCGCTGAAGGATGCTCCCGAGGAGGATCCCAATTCAAAGATTGAAGTGCCCAAATCGTCAGTCTCATCTCTGCG ACTTCAGCAGCTGGAGAAGATGGGCTTCCCTACAGAGAAGGCTGTGGTGGCTTTAGCAGCATCAAAACAGCTAGATGGCGCCATCTCACTACTGATTGACGACAGCATTGGAGAACAAGCTGTGGTAGTATCAAAGGGAAAAAGCCCTCAACCGTCACAAAACACTAGACACCCTCACACTCCTGGACATAATCTGTAA
- the ewsr1b gene encoding RNA-binding protein EWS isoform X1, protein MASAPDYSSYNQAGAQQGYASYGTQPSQNYGQTAQQSYGQQNYGSYAQPAAAAADSSYTQATPAAGGYPQQQQQYSSSYGQQASAAGYPAAQSTAHSYSQSTQGYGASGYDSTPAAATAPAASQSYGSQPGYTAQSAYPGYGQQAAPAAPQSYNASNQPASYNQSSYSQPASYGQQQAGYQGQQAGYNQQQGYQQQTTQQQQAPPAYPPQAAGSYGQPPASQYNQQGGPPSYNQSSHYNSYRQDGQGGGSGYPGSESGRYPGPGDSRGPGRDGFDRGGMMHRGRGGMGRGMGSAGDRGGFSKPGGPMGDEREMGRPEEQDDSENSTIYITGLTEKANLEEMAEFFKHVGPIRMNRRLGQPAINIYTDKETGKPKGDATLSYEEPICAKAAVEHFDGKEFQGRRLKVSMARRKPMMGGGMRGGMPMRDGMMGRGGMMGRGGDRGGFGLRGGPRGMGRGGPTGGNMQQRAGDWECPNPGCGNQNFAWRMECNQCKAPKPEGLGGGPPFPPGGDRGRGGMGMRGGRGMDRGGPAGVGGPGGPGGFRGGWGGDRGGFRGRGGMDRGGFRGAGRGGPPMDRMGGRGGRGMGPPGGKMDMRDHRQERRDRPY, encoded by the exons ATGGCGTCAGCTCCAG attACAGTTCCTACAATCAGGCCGGTGCTCAACAGGG GTATGCCTCTTATGGTACCCAGCCATCACAGAATTATGGACAAACTGCACAG CAAAGTTATGGCCAACAGAATTATGGATCATACGCCCAGCCTGCTGCAGCGGCCGCAGACAGCAGCTACACCCAGGCGAcccctgcagctggaggatACCCTCAACAGCAACAGCAGTATAGTTCCTCCTATGGACAGCAAGCCTCAG CAGCAGGATATCCCGCTGCTCAGTCTACAGCTCACAGCTACTCGCAGTCAACCCAAGGTtatggagccagcgggtacgaTAGTACTCCAGCTGCAGCTACTGCTCCAGCCGCATCCCAGTCATACGGCTCCCAGCCAGGCTACACCGCTCAGTCCGCCTACCCTGGTTATGGTCAACAGGCTGCTCCAGCTGCACCGCAGAG TTACAATGCTAGCAATCAACCAGCCAGCTACAACCAGAGCAGCTACTCACAGCCTGCTTCGTATGGACAACAGCAGGCAGGTTACCAGGGTCAACAGGCAGGTTACAACCAGCAGCAGGGCTACCAGCAGCAGACAACTCAACAACAACAAGCTCCACCTGCATACCCTCCTCAAGCTGCTGGTTCTTATGGTCAGCCTCCAGCCAGTCAGTACAACCAACAGGGTGGACCCCCTAGTTACAACCAGTCCAGCCATTACA ATAGCTACAGGCAGGATGGTCAGGGTGGAGGTTCTGGTTATCCTGGCTCTGAGTCTGGAAGGTACCCGGGGCCGGGAGACAGCAGAGGTCCTGGCAGGGACGGCTTTGACCGCGGTGGGATGATGCATCGTGGTCGTGGAGGCATGGGCCGTGGAATGGG CAGCGCTGGAGACAGAGGTGGCTTCAGTAAGCCTGGTG GACCCATGGGTGATGAACGTGAAATGG GACGACCAGAGGAGCAGGATGACTCGGAGAACAGTACAATTTACATCACAGGATTGACTGAAAAGGCTAACCTGGAGGAAATGGCTGAGTTCTTCAAACATGTTGGCCCAATAAGG ATGAATCGCAGGCTTGGCCAGCCAGCTATCAACATATATACGGACAAGGAGACAGGGAAGCCCAAAGGAGATGCCACTCTGTCCTATGAGGAGCCCATCTGTGCCAAGGCTGCTGTAGAACATTTTGATG GAAAGGAGTTTCAAGGCCGAAGGCTCAAGGTGTCGATGGCTCGTCGAAAGCCAATGATGGGTGGTGGAATGAGAGGGGGCATGCCCATGCGTGACGGCATGATGGGACGAGGAG GCATGATGGGTCGTGGTGGAGACCGGGGGGGTTTCGGCCTTCGAGGTGGTCCACGTGGAATGGGTAGAGGTGGACCCACTGGAGGCAACATGCAGCAAAGAGCTGGAGACTGGGAGTGTCCAAATCC TGGCTGTGGAAACCAGAACTTTGCCTGGAGGATGGAGTGTAACCAGTGCAAAGCCCCCAAACCAGAAGGTCTTGGCGGCGGCCCTCCCTTTCCCCCTGGAGGTGACAGAGGCAGGGGTGGAATGGGAATGCGTGGGGGCAGGGGCATGGACCGCGGTGGACCAGCAGGAGTCGGGGGTCCCGGCGGGCCCGGAGGCTTCCGTGGAGGCTGGGGTGGCGACCGCGGTGGATTTAGAGGACGCGGTGGAATGGACAGGGGAGGTTTCCGGGGGGCCGGGCGTGGAGGCCCACCTATGGACCGAATGGGTGGCAGAGGTGGAAGAGGAATGGGACCACCAGGTGGCAAGATGGATATGAG gGACCATCGTCAGGAGCGCAGAGACAGACCTTACTAA
- the ewsr1b gene encoding RNA-binding protein EWS isoform X2, with amino-acid sequence MASAPDYSSYNQAGAQQGYASYGTQPSQNYGQTAQQSYGQQNYGSYAQPAAAAADSSYTQATPAAGGYPQQQQQYSSSYGQQASAAGYPAAQSTAHSYSQSTQGYGASGYDSTPAAATAPAASQSYGSQPGYTAQSAYPGYGQQAAPAAPQSYNASNQPASYNQSSYSQPASYGQQQAGYQGQQAGYNQQQGYQQQTTQQQQAPPAYPPQAAGSYGQPPASQYNQQGGPPSYNQSSHYNSYRQDGQGGGSGYPGSESGRYPGPGDSRGPGRDGFDRGGMMHRGRGGMGRGMGAGDRGGFSKPGGPMGDEREMGRPEEQDDSENSTIYITGLTEKANLEEMAEFFKHVGPIRMNRRLGQPAINIYTDKETGKPKGDATLSYEEPICAKAAVEHFDGKEFQGRRLKVSMARRKPMMGGGMRGGMPMRDGMMGRGGMMGRGGDRGGFGLRGGPRGMGRGGPTGGNMQQRAGDWECPNPGCGNQNFAWRMECNQCKAPKPEGLGGGPPFPPGGDRGRGGMGMRGGRGMDRGGPAGVGGPGGPGGFRGGWGGDRGGFRGRGGMDRGGFRGAGRGGPPMDRMGGRGGRGMGPPGGKMDMRDHRQERRDRPY; translated from the exons ATGGCGTCAGCTCCAG attACAGTTCCTACAATCAGGCCGGTGCTCAACAGGG GTATGCCTCTTATGGTACCCAGCCATCACAGAATTATGGACAAACTGCACAG CAAAGTTATGGCCAACAGAATTATGGATCATACGCCCAGCCTGCTGCAGCGGCCGCAGACAGCAGCTACACCCAGGCGAcccctgcagctggaggatACCCTCAACAGCAACAGCAGTATAGTTCCTCCTATGGACAGCAAGCCTCAG CAGCAGGATATCCCGCTGCTCAGTCTACAGCTCACAGCTACTCGCAGTCAACCCAAGGTtatggagccagcgggtacgaTAGTACTCCAGCTGCAGCTACTGCTCCAGCCGCATCCCAGTCATACGGCTCCCAGCCAGGCTACACCGCTCAGTCCGCCTACCCTGGTTATGGTCAACAGGCTGCTCCAGCTGCACCGCAGAG TTACAATGCTAGCAATCAACCAGCCAGCTACAACCAGAGCAGCTACTCACAGCCTGCTTCGTATGGACAACAGCAGGCAGGTTACCAGGGTCAACAGGCAGGTTACAACCAGCAGCAGGGCTACCAGCAGCAGACAACTCAACAACAACAAGCTCCACCTGCATACCCTCCTCAAGCTGCTGGTTCTTATGGTCAGCCTCCAGCCAGTCAGTACAACCAACAGGGTGGACCCCCTAGTTACAACCAGTCCAGCCATTACA ATAGCTACAGGCAGGATGGTCAGGGTGGAGGTTCTGGTTATCCTGGCTCTGAGTCTGGAAGGTACCCGGGGCCGGGAGACAGCAGAGGTCCTGGCAGGGACGGCTTTGACCGCGGTGGGATGATGCATCGTGGTCGTGGAGGCATGGGCCGTGGAATGGG CGCTGGAGACAGAGGTGGCTTCAGTAAGCCTGGTG GACCCATGGGTGATGAACGTGAAATGG GACGACCAGAGGAGCAGGATGACTCGGAGAACAGTACAATTTACATCACAGGATTGACTGAAAAGGCTAACCTGGAGGAAATGGCTGAGTTCTTCAAACATGTTGGCCCAATAAGG ATGAATCGCAGGCTTGGCCAGCCAGCTATCAACATATATACGGACAAGGAGACAGGGAAGCCCAAAGGAGATGCCACTCTGTCCTATGAGGAGCCCATCTGTGCCAAGGCTGCTGTAGAACATTTTGATG GAAAGGAGTTTCAAGGCCGAAGGCTCAAGGTGTCGATGGCTCGTCGAAAGCCAATGATGGGTGGTGGAATGAGAGGGGGCATGCCCATGCGTGACGGCATGATGGGACGAGGAG GCATGATGGGTCGTGGTGGAGACCGGGGGGGTTTCGGCCTTCGAGGTGGTCCACGTGGAATGGGTAGAGGTGGACCCACTGGAGGCAACATGCAGCAAAGAGCTGGAGACTGGGAGTGTCCAAATCC TGGCTGTGGAAACCAGAACTTTGCCTGGAGGATGGAGTGTAACCAGTGCAAAGCCCCCAAACCAGAAGGTCTTGGCGGCGGCCCTCCCTTTCCCCCTGGAGGTGACAGAGGCAGGGGTGGAATGGGAATGCGTGGGGGCAGGGGCATGGACCGCGGTGGACCAGCAGGAGTCGGGGGTCCCGGCGGGCCCGGAGGCTTCCGTGGAGGCTGGGGTGGCGACCGCGGTGGATTTAGAGGACGCGGTGGAATGGACAGGGGAGGTTTCCGGGGGGCCGGGCGTGGAGGCCCACCTATGGACCGAATGGGTGGCAGAGGTGGAAGAGGAATGGGACCACCAGGTGGCAAGATGGATATGAG gGACCATCGTCAGGAGCGCAGAGACAGACCTTACTAA